AACTGATCGACCATTACTTGTGCACCATTAGCGAAATCACCAAACTGTGCTTCCCAAATCACTACCGCATTCGGATCAGCCATGGCATATCCAAATTCGAATCCAAGTACACCAAACTCAGAAAGAAGCGAGTTGTAGATTTTAAAATCATTGTGCTCACCACCTTCCAGGTGATTAAGGAAGTTGTATTGTTCGTTCGTATTAGAGTCTCTGACCACTGCGTGACGGTGAGAGAAAGTCCCTCTCTTCACATCCTGACCAGACATTCTTACTACTTTGTCTTCTAATAATAATGAGCCATAAGCCAAAAGCTCTGCCGATGCCCAGTTCAATTCTTTTTTCTCAAAGAACATCTCTTTACGCTGCTTCAGCACCTTATCGATCTGCTTGATAGGTTTGAACCCTTTAGGGACAGAGGTGATTGCCTTTCCTACTTTCTCGATGAAAGACATATCGATAGACGTATCCGGCGACTCATCAAAATCCTCAGGTCTTGACAATCTCATTTCTGAGAATTCCTTCTCACTCTGCTGCAACACATAAGGCAATTTTTCCTGCTTCACCATGTTCAGGCGATCCTGTAGCTGAGCCTTGAACTCCTTATCCATAGAAGTCGCCAGGTTAGCGTCTACATCTCCACGGTCGATCAATCGTTTGTTGTAGATCTCACGTGGGTTCGGATGTTTAGAGATGATGTTATAAAGTGAAGGCTGAGTGAATTTCGGTTCGTCAGACTCGTTGTGTCCATGACGTCTGTAGCAAACCATATCGATGAAGATATCGCCCTGGAATTTTTGTCTGTATTCTGCTGCAACATTCATACAGAATACCACAGATTCAGGATGATCCCCATTCACGTGAAGAACAGGCGCATCGACTGTTTTCGCTAAATCCGTACAATAGATACTAGATCTCGCTTCATCAAAATCAGTGGTAAATCCAACCTGGTTGTTGATGATAAAGTGGATGGTACCACCAGTCGAATAAGCATCTAGCTTAGACATCTGGATCAGTTCGTATCCTATGCCCTGTCCAGCCAATGCAGCATCCCCGTGAATCAAAATCGGAAGTGCCTTATTGCTGTCCTTATATAAGTTGTCAATTTTAGCTCTAACGAATCCTTCTACCACCGGATTTACTGCTTCCAGGTGAGAAGGGTTAGGAGCCAATTTCAAGTTGACTTGTTTGCCTGATGGAGTGGTTACCTGAGAAGAGAAGCCCATGTGATATTTCACATCACCATCTCCCATGGTCTGGTCTGGAGCAAATGAACCTTCGAACTCGTTGAAAACCTGCTCATAGGTTTTACCCATGATGTTCACCAGTACGTTGAGACGTCCACGGTGAGCCATACCTACTACCACTTCTTCTACACCTAGATCTGCCGATCTATTGATCAAAGCATCCAGTGCCGGAATGGTAGTTTCTCCTCCTTCAAGAGAGAAACGTTTCTGACCCAAATATTTGGTGTGCAGAAAGTTTTCGAAAACTACAGCTTCGTTCAACTTTGAGAGAATCTGCTTCTTCTCTTCGATGGATGGTGCATAATTCAATGCATCTTTTTCTACCTTTTCCTTGAACCAGTCTACGATTTCTGGTTTACGGATGTACAGGTACTCGAATCCCACACTGCCGGTGTAAATGTTCTTTAAGGATTCGACAATTTTCTTCAAGCTGGCTTTACCTATACCGATTAGGTTGCCACATTCGAACTCAGTATCCAAGTCCGCTTTGGTCAGACCAAAATCTTCGATTTCAAGTCTTGCCTCTCTGTCTTTTCTGTCTCTTACGGGGTTAGTGGTCGATTTGAGGTGCCCTCGCGAACGATAGGCATGGATCAAATCACGCACAGCTATCTCCTTATTAGATACCGGAGCTTGAGCCACTCCATTTTCTCCATACTTGGTAAGTGAAAAGTCGTATCCTTCGAAGAACCTCTGCCAGCTAACATCTACAGAGTCGGGATCCTGTTTGTAGGATTGGTACATATCGTCAATGACGTTGGTGTGGGCATTGGCGATATAGGAAAATTTGTCCATCACATCAATTTTAATTTATGAGACGACAAATATAGAAGCAATAGTTTTTATTTGAAAACCGTATATGCGGTTATTAGATTTTCAAACGTATTGTGCGATTTGAAAGGATTTTTACAATCTGCCTATGGAGAGAGATAGGCATGTTTTCTGCGAAAAAACAGATACAACATATTTAACTATATCGATCAAAACCAAAAACAATATCGAGAATATCTATAGAGTTTAAGAAGAAACACTCTATCAATTCTTGATATAATGTTCTTTTTCAATAATTAAACATTTTAATTTTCTGCTTTTGATCCCTAATCAGCTCTATTCTCTTCATCACTCCACCACCTTTTAGCCCTTCATCTTCCCATAACATAAAAGCAATCACAAAATACTCTCCTTTAGGCAAATCATTTAACTCAAAACTACCATCATCCTTGCAATAGGTCTTGATCGTTTTGTGATAGATGGCTGGATCAGGAATAAAACTAGGGATTCCATCTTGAACATAAACCGAACCTGCCTGACTGTTACCATAAATACGATCTAAACGTTCTTCAGTATATCGACTGTATGGCATGAGTTCGATCGCAAATTGTTCTCCAAAGTGGATCTCACCATCTCTACCTTTGAACTTGGCTACTCCCTCAATACTGGCAGTCCCCTTTTCATCAAACCAGAGCAAGTTTTTTGCTTCAATTTCTCCTAAGATCGGGACTCTTCGGTTTTCAGCTTTACTTCGCACATATACTTCCACTAAGGTTCTATCCACCCCAACCTCAGGTAATTTCTCTACTCCTGATTGAATTAAAGTATCATTTCTTATCTCCACTTCAAATTCAAACTTGTGCATCTCCCATTCTCTAGCACTGCAGTACTCCAAAAATTCTACGTATCGATTGCCTTCAAGCACATATTGACCAGCCCCAGAGGAATATCGATTCAGACTATCTTTGTCATGCTGAAAAAAAGTGAAGTGGCTATTATTAATTATTTTAATTCCTTCCAAATCCCCAGTAAAATCCCTAATCACGGAGTCCTCAGTAATAATGCTTTGAGAAATCAATTGCCATGTACCTTGGAGATCTTGTTCTAAGGTCGAAGGCTGTTCATTTGTTTTTTCAATTGCACAACTAACCAATAAAACGGAGAGTAACAATAAACTATTTGTTTTCATAGATCGATTATTTCAATTTTTCAGACCAAAATAAACTTAAAGATGTCAAGTGCTAAGAAGGTAAATGCTTCGAAAGGCACACGTATTTCTGACATTCCACGAAAGACGTATTTTTGATGTGGCACAAAAAAAGCGCAGATCTCTCTGCGCTTACAATATTTTGTCTTGAGAAATAAATTACTCAGTCACCCCTACTTCTTCTGTAGATTCTTCACTTTTATTTTCTGAAAGGAAAAACCGCTTTTGGAAAACGAGAATAATAGCCACCCCTACAAATATCGAGGCATCCGCCACATTGAATACAGGCCAAAGCGACATGTACTTCCCTCCCATCAGAGGAATCCAATCTGGCAACCTACCTTCCCAGATATCAATGTAGAACATATCCACTACCTGACCATAAAACCATGGAGTCGGCGCGTCATATGGTGCATTGTCCAACCAAATGCCGTAAAATGTACTATCGATCACATTGCCTATCGCACCTCCAAGGATCAACGCAATGCAGATCAATAAACCTACTGGCGCTTCCTTTTTGATCAAAGTGAAGAGATAATAACTAATACCCACCATAGCGACCAATCGAAACAAAGTCAAAAACAACTTACCATAAGCTGTTCCTAATTTCATACCGAAGGCCATACCCGGATTGGTCAAATAGTGCAGTTTGAAAAAATCACCCAGGATCTGAATCTGACCATTGACACCCATATCCATATTAAAGTGAACCAGCATCTTTACCACCTGATCCAGCACGATAATCCCGATACTGATCAAAAAGTACTTATAATATTTCATCAATCTACATTCTATATTTAAGCACTCACCTCGATGTGCGCTTTGATTTTCAATTCATCTATGTCCAACTCCTCTCCAGCATCCAGGCTATCTGCCATAGCCAGATTTTTTGCTTGTGTCTCGACACATATATAATCGTTGAAGGCAGCCACTGCAGATTTCACTATTTCTTCGCTACTGCTCAACTGGATTTTAATCTTATCCTGAACCTCCAGGCCTTTATCCTTACGTAAGTTTTGAATACGGTTGACCAAATCTCTCGCTACGCCTTCCTGCTTCAGTTCATCAGTCAAGTTGATATCTAGAGCAACAGTCAAACCATTTTCGCTGGCTACCAACCATCCAGGGATATCCTGTGAAGCGATCTCTACATCCTCTAACGTCAAGGTGATAGTATCACCGGCCAAATCCACCTGAATCGATCCACTCTTCTCGATGGTAGCAATCTCTTCCTGACCAAAACCATTGATCAATTGAGACACGTCCTTCATGCGCGGACCATATTCCTTACCTAACTTACGGAAGTTTGGTTTAATAGACTTCACTAAAACACCTGAAGTGTCGTCCAAAAACTCAATATCCTTGATATTCACCTCATTCAGGATCAAATCCTTTACTGCATTGACACGTGATTCAGTACTTTCGTTAAGTACCGGGATCATGATCTTAGCCAAAGGCTGACGTACTTTCAATCGTTCCTTTTTGCGCAAGGAATGCACCAAAGAAGAAATCTTCTGAGCCATATCCATGCGTGCCTCCAACTCTGCATCTATACACGAATCATCTGCCACTGGAAAATCCGATAGGTGAACAGACTCATGGCTTTCACTTGAAGACACCGCATTCAAATCAGAGTACAATCTATCCAAATAGAATGGAGCAATCGGCGCACCCAGTTTCGCAACGGTCTTCAAACAAGTATAAAGCGACTGATAAGCAGCCCTTTTGTCCTCATTGTACTCCCCTTTCCAGAAACGCTTCCTGTTCAGACGAACATACCAGTTGCTCAAATCATCGATTACAAAATCCTGAATCAGACGGGCAGCACGTGTTGGCTCGTATTCATTAAAAGCCTCATCTACCTTCTTGATCAAAGTATTAAGTTTAGAAATGATCCATCGATCACTCTCTGTACGCTGGTCCATTGGGATCGCCTCCTCACTGAAGGTAAAACCATCCAGATTGGCATAGAGCGCGAAGAAGGAATAAGTATTCTGAAGGGTACCAAAGAATCTACGCTGAGACTCTGCTACTCCTTCGATATCAAATTTCAAGTTGTCCCAGGGATTGGCATTAGAGATCATGTACCATCTCGTAGCATCCGGGCCATATTTTTTCAAGGTCTCAAATGGATCTACGGCATTGCCCAATCTCTTAGACATTTTGTTACCGTTCTTATCCAATACCAGACCGTTGGCAATTACATTTTTGAAGGATACCTGATCGAAAAGCATCCCTGCGATCGCATGAAGCGTAAAGAACCAACCTCTGGTTTGATCCACGCCCTCTGCAATAAAATCCGCTGGATATACATCCTTGAGACCTCCATTGGCTCTTTCATCTGCTTTAGGGTCATCTCCCATGAAGTGGAATTGAGCATATGGCATAGCCCCAGAATCGAACCATACATCGATCAAGTCCGGTTCGCGCAGCATTTTCTGCCCACTCTCACTCACCAACACAACCTCATCTACATAAGGTCTATGGAGATCAAAATCATCACCAATCTGCTCAGTCATAAACCCTGCAGCAATGGATTTTTCTACTTCCGCCTTAAGCTCTGCTATGGAGCCGATGCATTTTTCTTCAGACTTATCTTCCGAGATCCAAATCGGTAATGGCGTACCCCAATATCTCGAACGAGACAGGTTCCAGTCAACCAAATTCTCCAACCAGTTGCCAAATCGACCTGTGCCTGTTGAAGCTGGCTTCCAGTTAATGGTATTGTTCAGCTCTACCAATCGATCTTTAAAAGCTGTAGTCTTGATAAACCAGGAATCCAACGGGTAGTAAAGTACAGGTTTGTCAGTTCTCCAGCAGTGTGGGTAGCTGTGCTCATACTTCTCTACTTTGAAGGCTTTATTTTCTTCTTTCAACTGGATGGCGATCAGCACATCCGTTGGTTTAAAATCTTTGTCAGAAGTTACCGAATCATCATAATATTCCGCCTTCACGTATTTACCAGCGAAATCGGTTACTTCATTAACGAAGCGTCCTTGCTTGTCTACAAGCGGCACTTCTTTTCCACTATCGTCAGTTACTAACACTGCAGGTACACCTGCTTGCTTGGCAGCAAAAAAGTCATCCGCACCAAAAGTTGGTGCAATGTGTACGATCCCCGTACCATCCTCAGTTGATACAAAATCTCCAGGTATAACTCTGAAAGCTTTCTCTTCTAATTCAGCATTGGTCACATAAGGCATCAGTTGCTCATAGGGCATCCCAACCAAATCTTCACCGCTAAACTCAGCTTTCACCTCCCATGGAATCAACTTATCTCCTTCTTTGTAGTCGTCAAAGGCTACCTCTTTGGCTTTTTCCGAAAAGAATTTGCCCATCAAATCTTTAGCCACTATGACAGAAACTGGCTTGAAGGTATAGGGGTTGAAGGTCTTTACCTTTACGTAAGTGATCTTCTTTCCTACTGCAAGTGCCGCATTGGATGGCAAGGTCCATGGAGTGGTCGTCCAAGCCAGGAAGAATACCTCTTCGTCTCCTTCAAATAATTTTTCGCTGTCCGCAGTTTTCTTTGCCTTGAACTGTGCTACGATAGACGTATCCTTTACATCACGATAAGTCCCTGGCTGGTTCAACTCGTGAGAGCTCAAACCTGTTCCGGCAGCAGGAGAATAAGGCTGAATCGTATAGCCTTTATACAGGAGCCCTTTGTCGTAGAACTTCTTTAGCAGATGCCAAAGTGTCTCCATATAGTTCTTATCAAAGGTGATATAGGGGTCGTCCAAATCCACCCAGTAACCCATCTTTTCCGTCAGGTCATCCCACTGGTCTTTGAACTTCATCACCGCCTCACGACACTTCTGATTGTATTCCTCCACTGAGATTTTAGTACCAATATCCTCTTTGGTGATCCCAAGTTCTTTTTCTACTTGAAGCTCAACAGGTAGACCGTGTGTATCCCATCCACCTTTTCGGTTGACCTGGTAGCCTTTCAGCGTTTTGTATCGACAGAAAATATCCTTGACGGCACGTGCCATCACATGGTGAATACCCGGGGTTCCATTGGCAGATGGAGGTCCTTCGTAGAACACAAAAGATTCCGCACCCTCTTTCTCATCGACTGACTTTTTGAAGATGTCATTCTTCTTCCAAAAATCAAGTATCTCATCCGCTACTTCAGCGTAATTAATGTTTTTGTATTCTCTGTATTTCACCGTTCAATAATATTCTCGAGTGATTAATCTTTATTCTTTTCTTCTTTATCCAGCAGATCAAGATCTATTTCTTCGTCTTCGTTCTCATCATAGAACTCTGGATATTGTTCAATCAATGGGTGATCTTCTTTGTTTCTCTTTCCACTATCAAATCTTAGCAACAAAGCTGGCAACAAGGTCAGGTTCGTTAACATAGCCATCAACAGTGTAGTGGATGTCAAGGTTCCAAGCGCTACTGTTCCGCCAAATTCAGAGGCTGCAAAAATCACAAAGCCAAAGAATAAAATAATGGAGGTATAAATCATACTCGCACCTGTTTCGCGAATACTCTTACTCACTGCTACTGGCACGAAGAAATTATTGGCAAAAAGCTCTTGTCTGTATTTGGCCAGAAAATGAATGGAGTCATCTACTGAAATACCAAAAGCAATACTGAAAATCAAAGCCGTACTTGGCTTCAACGGTATGCCTGCTAATCCCATCATTCCTCCGGTGATCAACAGCGGGATAATATTAGGAATCAAACAAATAATGATCATTTTGAAGTTCCTAAACAGCAGCCCCATGATAAATGCTATGATCACAAATGCAATGATCATACTTGTGATCAGATTGTCAATCAGGAACTTATTTCCTTTGATAAAGAGCAAGGTCGTACCAGTAATCGCCACATCAAATTCAGTCGTTCCAAAAATATCATCGATTCGAGGCTCAATTACCTGATTGACCAAAGAGTCCATTTTCACAGAGCCAATGTCGGCCATTTTCAATGACACTCTGATCTTTTGACCTGTAGAATCGACAAACTTGGTTGCCAGATTGATGTTGTCGGTTTCTTCTTTCAGATATCTTAAAATGAAATTCTTATCCCGATTATTCGGCAAGGAATAGTAGGCCGACTTGTCATTGTAAAATGCCTGTCTGGTTGCTTTGATAAAACTCACCACTGAAATCGGCTTGGAAACAAAATCGATAGAATCAAGGAAAGTCTCAAACTCATCGATCTTTCTCAAATTAGATAGATTCTGAACCCCTTTCTTTCTTTTGGTATCAATCACAATTTCCAGCGGCATAACCCCGGCGAAATGCTCTTCGAAAAAAGCCAGATCTTTCTTGGTTTGGCTCTCGTCTGGCAAATCATCTACCATATAAGATACTGCCTGAATCTGGCTGATCCCATAAATACAAATTGCAGCTATTATGATAGTTATGACGAATACATATTCCTTATACCTGTGCACCAAAAGGTCCAACACGGAAAGAACTGAATTGAGCATTTTGAACTCCAAATGCTTCAAATGCCTTTGTCCCGGCGGTTTCAGATAAGAAAACACCGAAGGGATCATGATCATACTCACCACAAAAGTGGCCAGGATATTGATCCCCGCTACGATACCGAATTCTTTGAGAATCACTATATCTGTCAGGGCCAACACCAAAAACCCTACCGCAGTAGTCACATTCGTAATGAAGGTAACAATACCAATTTTTCGGATTATGGTTCTTATGGCTCTCATTTGATCACCATGGGCGAAATACTCCTGATGATATTTGTTGATCATGTATACCGTATTCGGTATCCCTATCACTACGATGATAGGAGGCAGCAAGCCGGTAAGTAAGGTGATCTCAAAATCGAAGAGTACCAGAGTCCCGACTACCCATAGCACCACCATTCCAATGATACCAAGAGCGACTAAGAGTACCTTGAAAGAGCGGAAGAATAGGAACAAAATGAAGCCAGTCACTATCACCGATAAGACTAAAAACATCCTTAGCTCGTCCTTGAGCTTAGATGTATTGATATATCTAACATAAGGAAGACCAGCATACCTCAATTGAATCCCAGTATCCTCTGTAAAAGCCTCAGTCACAAAAAGTATATCGGAAACCACTCGATTGCGATCATCCGAATCCATTAGAGCCTTGTCAATAGTCACTAGAACTACACTAGCTCCATTATTTGGATTGATCAGCTGGCCACTGTAGAATTTGATATCCAGTGCATACCTGATCAAACTGTCTAGTTTTTTCTGATCACTCGGAAAACTATCAAAAACTGGCTCCAGCTTGAATCGCTTAGCCTCCTGGTCTTTGACCAATTTTTTCAAGGTGGGGACACTCAGTACTTCATTGACACCTTTGATATTGAGCAACTCATTGGACATATAGCCCAATTTCCGGAAGTTGTCGGTCTTGTAGACCGCACTATCCAATATCCCCAGGGCCAGGATATTACCATCCTCACCAAAAATCTTTTTAAACTCTTTGAAATCAACCATATCCGGATCATTGTCCGGAACGACATTTGCCAAAACATATGACCACCGGACATACTGCCCCTGATATGCCATGAAAGCCGTAATGGCCAACAGCAAGATGATCAAATACAAACGAAACTTTATGATTATGTCAGCGATCTTATTCCACATGCCTGAAAAACGAAGTGCAAAGGTAAGGATTTTTGCCTAGTAATAAAGTCAAAAATACTAGGGCAATTGAAGTGATACAAAGTGCACAAAAAAAGGGGACATGCCCCTTAATTTTTTGTATTTCAAATGCTTACAAAAGCATTCAATTTTGATATTTCATTACTGCTTTTTTGAGAGACTCTTTATTGGAAGTTATCGCCGGATTAGAATATATCTTGGAAGACAATTCTGCAATTACCGCTTTTTTGAAACCGAGCTTCACAGCCACATCTTCACAATACTTTACTTCACTTAAAAACACCTCTTTATCGATTTTCATCAGCTGCACCACATTAAATAGGTACTCAAATTTTTCATCGTCAGAAATAGTCCCCAATTCCGGTAGTGGAACAGGATTCTTCAGCAATTCCTCTATCTCTTCTTCGTTAACTCCATTGGCTTTTCCGACCATCAGAATCATGTCCTTCTCATCGTCTGCAAAATCATTATCGATGTTGGCCAAACCAATGAGCATACTAAGCTGGGATTTGATATTCATCATATTCTAAGTTTTTATTAGGGAGTCTACTTACAAGTTAATCAATTAAATAAAATTAGGCCTTATACTTCATAATAAGCTGTTTTAGCCGATCTCTATCGCCCGTGATATCTGGATCACTAAATATACCGGAACTCAGCTCTGCGATTACGGATTTCTTATACCCTAATTTCTCTGCTAATTTTTGACAAAATCTAATTTCGCTCAAGTATACCTTATTGTCCACCTTCATTAACTGAACGATGCTGTATAAGTATTCAAACATCTCATCTTCGGATAGAAGACCCAAATCCGGCAAAGCAGTTTTTTTCTCATTCAAATGATCGCTAAAAATTGCGTCAATATCCTTCTCTGCTACGCCATTGGCTTTGCCTAGAGCATAAATATATCTTTTCTCAATGTTAGAAAGCTCGTTATCAATCAGAGATAGCTGTACCAGCACACTCATTTGAGTCTTAAAATCCATAGGTCTGTTTTTAATTAAATGAAAATTAAAGATACAAAAAATTGGCACATAGTGGCTCAAAGCAAATTAATCTTACAAGCAACTATTTATTTTTTCACCGCCCCAAATATATAAACGGAATACTTTCCATCTTTTTGTTTTGTCACTTTAAAGAATCTATAAACAAATGAAATTATGCTTAATTGATTATCAGCATTCATAGTGTTAAAAAAATAGTTTAATTTAGTCACCGATCAGCTTAGAAATAAATCAATTCAACTAAACCAAAAGCCTGTTTTCAAGACGTATACAGGCTAAAACTTGAATAATGGGCATAATATTACCGCTACTACTTATTACCATCAGTTGTGTAGTCATATGGAGAGCTGGAGATGGTTTCATGACAGCATCCGAATATATAGGCAGAAATTTATCAGAAGGGGTTAGAGGTGCTTCGATCAATGCGATCGCTAGTTCAATGCCCGAAGTTTTCACTTCAATTTTCTTTCTTTTTGTATTGAAAGACGCCTCGGGATTTTCTGGAGGTATAGGGACTACTGCAGGTAGTGCTATATTTAATGGCATGGTGATACCAGCGGTATCTGTCATAGCAGTGATCGGAATAGGTCTGGCCAAAAGAATTGAAGTCTCAAGAAAAGTAATGCTACGTGATGGTATTGCTCTTATCATCACAGAATTGATTTTCCTTATCCTGATCAGCGGTTCCGAATTGGATTGGTACCACGGTATGATCCTGATGGGAGTATACCTCGTGTATATATCATATATGTTCTTGTCTATGGGCAAAAAAGGAGTGTTAGAAGAGTTGGCTTCAGATGGCGAAGCTGAAGTCGAAGAAGAGGAAGAAGATGATGAGCCAAAGCCTTCTATGACCAAGAGTTTGTTAACATTTGATCTGGAAAACATCTTCATCAGATCTAAAGTGACTGGAGCTAATGCATGGCCACTACTTGTCTTTTCTACTGTGGCAATTGCACTGGTTTGCTATTTGTTGGTAGTTGCCTGTGAGTGGATGGGAGCAGAAACATACGAAGTTCCTTATTTGGGCACTTTCAATGGATTGAATATTCCACTCATGTTTGTAGCCTTGATCTTAGCATCAGCTGCTTCTAGTTTTCCTGACACCATCATATCTATCAAAGATGCTCAAAGAGGTCAGTACGACGATGCGATCTCTAATGCGCTGGGAAGCAACATTTTTGATGTCTGTTTTGCGCTGGGCTTTCCTCTTTTCATATTCACGATCATTTACGGGCCAATTCATATGCCAGCCGAATTGGTTGACTTGAGTACTGAGCTTCGGTTTTTACTTCTGATTCTTACATCCA
This is a stretch of genomic DNA from Reichenbachiella ulvae. It encodes these proteins:
- a CDS encoding TerB family tellurite resistance protein produces the protein MDFKTQMSVLVQLSLIDNELSNIEKRYIYALGKANGVAEKDIDAIFSDHLNEKKTALPDLGLLSEDEMFEYLYSIVQLMKVDNKVYLSEIRFCQKLAEKLGYKKSVIAELSSGIFSDPDITGDRDRLKQLIMKYKA
- a CDS encoding sodium:calcium antiporter — protein: MGIILPLLLITISCVVIWRAGDGFMTASEYIGRNLSEGVRGASINAIASSMPEVFTSIFFLFVLKDASGFSGGIGTTAGSAIFNGMVIPAVSVIAVIGIGLAKRIEVSRKVMLRDGIALIITELIFLILISGSELDWYHGMILMGVYLVYISYMFLSMGKKGVLEELASDGEAEVEEEEEDDEPKPSMTKSLLTFDLENIFIRSKVTGANAWPLLVFSTVAIALVCYLLVVACEWMGAETYEVPYLGTFNGLNIPLMFVALILASAASSFPDTIISIKDAQRGQYDDAISNALGSNIFDVCFALGFPLFIFTIIYGPIHMPAELVDLSTELRFLLLILTSIAVIIFTTGKYIGKFKAFVLLTIYILFVVYIIGRSAHNPITDSISEILIGIVHFFSIQ